The Phycisphaerae bacterium genome has a segment encoding these proteins:
- a CDS encoding glycosyltransferase, protein MGTLEDYIPIAKRGVVDDLMLVAEKLKGRSVQMVNSTAVGGGVAEILNRMVPLFNELGINTKWDVIRGGGDFFSVTKKFHNAIHGKQEEITQHDFDIFMDTSEKNIEQVATDSDIVFIHDPQPIGLIDKKADNKWIWRCHIDASKPDRKVWRFLRHFIDRYDSVVFSAPSFAQKLAMRQFLIAPSIDPLSDKNKELPAEMVESVLQKYGIDREKPVITQISRFDRLKDPVGVIEAYLLVKRHIDCQLILAGGTAVDDPESVQVFEEVKEKAQQDSDIHILLLPQDDLEINALQRASTIIIQKSIGEGFGLTVSEALWKGKPVVASAVGGIPLQITHNYSGLLVHSIEGAAFAIKQLLNTPEYAKKLGENGREHIRNNFLLTRHVRDYMLLFLSLYHEDNVVLF, encoded by the coding sequence ATGGGCACATTAGAAGATTACATTCCGATTGCCAAGCGTGGAGTTGTAGACGACCTGATGCTGGTGGCGGAGAAGCTGAAAGGACGCAGCGTCCAGATGGTAAACTCGACGGCGGTCGGCGGAGGAGTAGCAGAGATATTGAACAGGATGGTCCCGCTATTCAATGAGCTGGGCATCAACACAAAATGGGACGTTATACGAGGCGGAGGGGATTTTTTTTCGGTCACCAAGAAGTTTCATAACGCCATTCACGGAAAGCAGGAGGAGATAACGCAACATGACTTCGATATTTTTATGGACACGAGTGAGAAGAACATCGAGCAGGTTGCAACTGACAGTGACATAGTTTTTATTCACGACCCCCAGCCGATAGGTCTTATAGATAAAAAAGCCGACAACAAATGGATTTGGCGGTGTCACATAGACGCATCCAAGCCCGACCGGAAGGTCTGGCGGTTTTTGAGGCATTTCATTGACAGGTACGATTCTGTCGTGTTCTCGGCGCCCAGCTTTGCGCAGAAGCTGGCGATGAGACAATTCCTGATAGCTCCTTCGATAGACCCATTGAGCGACAAGAACAAGGAACTGCCAGCGGAGATGGTTGAGTCGGTGCTGCAGAAATACGGCATCGACAGGGAGAAGCCCGTTATCACACAGATATCGCGGTTCGACCGTCTGAAGGACCCGGTCGGAGTCATCGAGGCGTATCTGCTGGTGAAGAGGCACATAGACTGTCAGCTTATTCTGGCAGGCGGGACGGCGGTCGACGACCCGGAATCGGTGCAGGTTTTTGAGGAAGTGAAGGAGAAAGCGCAGCAGGACAGTGACATACATATTCTTTTGCTGCCACAAGACGACCTCGAAATCAACGCGCTGCAGAGGGCGTCAACGATAATAATACAAAAATCAATCGGAGAAGGTTTCGGTTTGACGGTATCGGAGGCATTGTGGAAAGGCAAGCCTGTGGTTGCCTCGGCAGTCGGCGGTATCCCGCTGCAGATAACTCATAATTATTCCGGTTTGCTTGTTCATTCGATTGAAGGCGCCGCCTTTGCTATTAAGCAGCTGCTGAATACTCCGGAGTACGCCAAGAAGCTCGGCGAGAACGGGCGGGAACATATCCGAAATAATTTTCTGCTGACACGTCACGTTCGTGATTATATGCTGCTGTTCCTTTCGCTGTATCACGAAGATAACGTGGTCTTATTTTAG
- a CDS encoding DUF5752 family protein — protein sequence MMAELIKASEPFRLCTRLHLSELTGLKASTLSKLLELIRTVSGACIYQHTHRFLQQHQHLSPEPPNDFAYWVSNVLGEDELGEKLASIDIIRYSSVRSLREKIILVIEEYLQKHPKAKKKFVNPGAEFHFIKSISFIFPTNHVANDLKELADILRQITIDSIYFHVFESRLRLEKGKNDLSLWIERAIGDKELADKISRLDPYTFTLEDLRKKIIDLIERRIRS from the coding sequence ATGATGGCAGAATTAATAAAAGCGTCTGAGCCGTTCAGGTTATGCACGAGACTGCATTTATCGGAATTGACGGGGCTGAAGGCGTCAACACTTAGCAAGCTGTTAGAACTGATAAGGACGGTATCAGGGGCGTGCATATATCAGCATACGCACCGTTTTCTTCAGCAGCATCAGCATTTATCCCCAGAGCCGCCTAATGATTTTGCATACTGGGTATCCAACGTTCTTGGCGAAGACGAACTGGGGGAGAAGCTTGCGAGCATCGATATAATCCGATACTCGAGCGTGCGAAGTCTGCGGGAGAAAATAATCCTTGTAATCGAGGAGTATCTTCAAAAGCATCCGAAGGCAAAGAAGAAATTTGTTAATCCGGGGGCGGAGTTCCATTTCATAAAATCGATAAGTTTTATTTTTCCTACGAACCATGTCGCCAACGATTTGAAGGAGCTGGCGGACATTCTGAGGCAGATAACAATCGACTCGATATACTTTCACGTTTTCGAGTCGCGGTTGCGTCTCGAGAAGGGCAAGAACGACCTGTCGCTATGGATAGAGAGGGCAATAGGGGACAAGGAGCTGGCGGACAAAATTTCACGGCTTGACCCATATACTTTTACACTGGAGGATTTGAGGAAGAAAATCATCGATTTGATAGAGAGAAGGATACGTTCGTGA
- a CDS encoding response regulator, whose protein sequence is MVLNESKLDEVNVLASGAGWGWPDALRHIFQPRGVNLLVAESTGEFVEIIKRRRIQATIVDTDSEGSGLATIKIIRMDYPRLPCILLSNEPGEAVLRAALGLDVFSVIDKPVNMGILREQLNRLFIKKYNNGNFAE, encoded by the coding sequence ATGGTTTTGAATGAGTCCAAATTAGACGAGGTGAATGTATTGGCCAGCGGGGCCGGCTGGGGGTGGCCTGATGCGCTGCGCCATATATTTCAGCCGAGAGGGGTTAACCTGTTAGTGGCGGAAAGCACAGGCGAGTTTGTCGAGATTATCAAGCGGAGGCGAATACAGGCGACAATAGTGGATACGGATTCTGAGGGCAGTGGTTTGGCGACGATAAAGATTATCCGGATGGATTATCCGAGGCTGCCGTGCATACTGCTGTCGAACGAGCCGGGGGAGGCGGTGCTGAGGGCGGCACTGGGGCTGGATGTTTTCAGCGTTATTGACAAGCCGGTGAATATGGGTATTCTGCGGGAACAGTTGAACAGGTTATTTATAAAGAAATATAATAATGGCAATTTTGCGGAATAA
- a CDS encoding DUF4922 domain-containing protein: MSTEQKYLNKIHRHFRASPDDKELFSRIAGASSGQREQILQDVSELTGRQGLAYGLLALYRQQVNCGFVLAEPLGRGGKEPKQFKDETTGVKFRLLWNPDRELRKNHSLLIERGVINGDADKTKLINIDEDGKPCYLCSENIAELNPAEILLGLRLDGEDYFAGANFAYIENNHFTIMSSEHRDQAYEKGVLAAMNDFIEQTDGYFRAIFNGRAGATILRHEHLQATTEPFPIEDIRIRKDDVVFEKESLRVARPFYYTPLWVIEGADKDAVIDAAENIIVRWHKLNEIEHTENVIAVKANGLFRMFVFLRDRRRLAGEGKSGDMACFECGGSIVLSYQPPPEKTGETDERKTFDIADLATVKKLLGDIAPVAAGMDF, from the coding sequence ATGTCGACGGAGCAAAAGTATCTGAATAAGATTCACCGACACTTCCGGGCAAGTCCTGACGATAAAGAGCTGTTTTCGCGGATTGCAGGAGCTTCATCTGGGCAGCGGGAGCAAATCCTGCAAGACGTGAGCGAACTGACCGGACGGCAGGGGTTAGCTTACGGTCTGCTTGCGTTGTACCGTCAGCAGGTCAATTGCGGATTTGTTCTGGCAGAGCCTTTAGGCCGGGGTGGGAAGGAACCCAAGCAATTCAAAGATGAAACTACCGGCGTTAAGTTTCGCCTGTTGTGGAATCCCGACAGAGAACTGCGAAAGAATCATTCGCTGCTGATTGAGCGAGGAGTAATCAATGGGGACGCGGATAAAACGAAACTTATCAACATAGATGAAGATGGGAAGCCTTGCTACCTATGCAGTGAAAACATAGCAGAGCTAAATCCGGCGGAAATACTGCTTGGGTTACGACTTGACGGGGAAGATTATTTCGCCGGCGCCAACTTCGCATATATTGAAAACAACCATTTCACGATTATGAGCTCCGAGCACCGCGACCAAGCGTATGAAAAGGGCGTTCTGGCGGCGATGAATGATTTCATTGAACAGACAGACGGATATTTTCGCGCTATCTTCAACGGCCGTGCCGGCGCGACAATCCTCAGGCATGAGCACCTTCAGGCCACAACTGAGCCATTTCCTATTGAGGATATACGGATACGCAAAGACGATGTGGTATTCGAGAAGGAATCTTTACGCGTAGCCAGGCCTTTTTATTATACACCGCTGTGGGTTATTGAAGGCGCGGACAAGGACGCGGTAATCGATGCGGCAGAGAACATCATTGTCCGATGGCACAAACTAAACGAGATAGAACATACGGAAAACGTTATAGCCGTAAAGGCAAACGGCCTTTTCAGAATGTTTGTCTTTCTAAGGGACAGGAGGCGTTTGGCCGGAGAAGGTAAATCAGGCGATATGGCGTGCTTCGAATGCGGCGGCAGCATTGTGCTTTCGTATCAGCCACCCCCAGAAAAAACAGGCGAAACCGACGAGAGAAAGACTTTTGATATCGCAGATCTTGCGACAGTGAAGAAGCTGCTGGGGGATATAGCTCCTGTCGCTGCCGGTATGGATTTCTGA
- the groL gene encoding chaperonin GroEL (60 kDa chaperone family; promotes refolding of misfolded polypeptides especially under stressful conditions; forms two stacked rings of heptamers to form a barrel-shaped 14mer; ends can be capped by GroES; misfolded proteins enter the barrel where they are refolded when GroES binds) gives MAAKKIAYGTDARAAIQAGVKKLAKAVKITLGPCGRNVVLEKSFGSPTVTKDGVTVAKEIELEDAYENLGAQMVKEVASKTSTVAGDGTTTATILAESIFNEGLKNITAGANPMQVKRGIEKAVEKIIEELQKMSIQVDSNKQIEQVATCSANQDAEIGKKMAEAMDKVGKDGVITVEEGQSLETTVELVEGMQFDKGYLSPHFINKLENMTVVLDKPYVLIHEKKISSVKSLVPLLEKVAKQGRALLIIAEDIEGEALATLVVNKLRGVLQVAAVKAPGFGDRRKAMLSDIAVLTGGEAIFEDLGLQLENIELAQLGRAKQVTIDKDNTTIIEGAGSSTEIKGRIEQIKTEIENSTSDYDIEKLQERLAKLAGGVAQINVGAATEAEMKEKKARVEDALHACRAAVEEGILPGGGVAMLRALPGLDKIKTSGDEKIGIDIVRRAVVAPIKQIAENAGLDGSIVAQKVMESKEKNFGYDALHKEYGDMIGFGVIVPTKVERAALQNGASIASLLLTTDAVVSEIPEKKEAPAMPPGGGMY, from the coding sequence ATGGCAGCTAAAAAGATAGCTTACGGCACTGACGCACGCGCAGCGATACAGGCAGGCGTAAAGAAACTCGCGAAAGCGGTGAAGATAACATTAGGGCCTTGCGGCAGAAACGTGGTTTTGGAAAAATCGTTCGGCTCACCAACCGTTACCAAAGACGGAGTGACGGTGGCGAAAGAGATAGAGCTGGAAGACGCATACGAGAACTTAGGCGCTCAAATGGTAAAGGAAGTGGCCTCGAAGACCTCGACAGTAGCCGGCGACGGGACAACGACCGCAACGATTCTGGCGGAGAGCATCTTCAATGAAGGCCTGAAGAACATCACGGCAGGAGCCAACCCGATGCAGGTGAAGCGCGGCATCGAAAAAGCAGTCGAGAAGATAATAGAAGAGCTGCAAAAGATGAGCATACAGGTCGATTCGAACAAGCAAATCGAACAGGTGGCGACCTGCTCGGCAAACCAGGACGCCGAAATCGGCAAGAAGATGGCAGAAGCGATGGACAAGGTCGGCAAAGACGGCGTCATTACCGTCGAAGAGGGCCAATCGCTGGAAACGACGGTGGAACTGGTTGAGGGTATGCAGTTCGACAAGGGATATTTAAGCCCGCACTTTATCAACAAGTTAGAGAATATGACTGTTGTGCTGGATAAGCCGTATGTACTGATTCATGAAAAGAAAATAAGCTCGGTAAAATCGCTTGTTCCTTTGCTGGAGAAAGTGGCCAAGCAAGGCAGAGCGCTTTTGATTATAGCCGAGGACATCGAGGGCGAGGCGCTGGCGACACTGGTTGTCAATAAGCTTCGCGGTGTGCTGCAAGTGGCGGCGGTGAAGGCGCCGGGCTTCGGCGACAGGCGGAAGGCGATGCTTAGTGACATTGCCGTCCTGACCGGCGGAGAGGCGATTTTCGAAGACCTGGGGCTGCAACTGGAAAACATCGAACTGGCGCAGCTTGGCAGGGCGAAACAAGTTACCATCGACAAAGACAACACGACCATTATCGAGGGAGCGGGCAGCTCTACGGAAATAAAAGGAAGAATCGAACAGATTAAGACCGAGATTGAAAACTCCACGAGCGATTACGATATTGAAAAACTGCAGGAGAGACTGGCGAAGCTGGCGGGCGGGGTCGCACAAATCAATGTCGGGGCAGCAACTGAGGCGGAAATGAAGGAGAAGAAGGCCCGCGTGGAAGACGCGCTGCATGCGTGCAGGGCGGCGGTAGAGGAAGGCATTCTGCCCGGCGGCGGGGTAGCGATGCTGCGGGCATTGCCGGGGTTAGATAAAATCAAGACCAGCGGCGATGAGAAAATCGGCATTGATATTGTTCGCAGGGCAGTGGTGGCACCGATTAAGCAAATTGCCGAGAACGCAGGGCTGGACGGTTCGATTGTCGCACAGAAGGTTATGGAAAGCAAAGAGAAGAATTTCGGCTACGACGCATTACACAAGGAATACGGCGATATGATTGGGTTCGGCGTGATTGTGCCGACGAAGGTCGAGCGGGCTGCGCTGCAGAACGGAGCGTCAATTGCATCGCTGTTATTAACGACCGATGCGGTAGTGAGCGAGATTCCTGAGAAGAAAGAGGCACCGGCGATGCCACCCGGCGGCGGGATGTATTAA
- a CDS encoding catalase, with product MTEKKLTTAAGIPVSDNQTSLTAGQRGPTLLQDHHLLEKLSHFNRERIPERVVHAKAAGAHGTFTVTSDITKYTKAAVFSKVGKKTEVFGRFSTVAGEKGSADTVRDVRGFALKFYTEQGNWDMVGNNTPTFFIRDAIKFPDFIHTQKRDPKTNAKNDTMQWDFWSQVPESLHQVTILFSDRGIPKGIPFMNGYGSHTYSFINAKNERFWVKFHFKTQQGIQCFMQEEADKIAGEDPDYHVKQLFNAIEKGDFPKWTLSVQIMPEKEAENYRWNPFDLTKVWPHGDYPLIEVGVLEMNKNPENYFAEVEQAAFSPANAPPGISFSPCKMLQARIFSYADAHRYRLGVNFERLPINCPHAAKADNYQRDGKMRFDDNGGSSPNYEPNSFGGPKADPAYKEPPLKISGDADWYEQKRGVDDDYIQPGNLYRLMPPDQQKRLVQNIARSLRKVSKEIQKKMLEHFTKADKQYGEGVQKAL from the coding sequence ATGACTGAAAAAAAACTAACTACCGCAGCAGGAATTCCTGTATCCGACAATCAAACATCTCTAACCGCAGGCCAAAGAGGTCCGACATTGCTCCAGGACCATCATCTGCTTGAAAAACTGTCCCATTTTAACCGCGAACGTATCCCTGAGCGCGTTGTGCATGCAAAGGCTGCTGGCGCGCACGGCACGTTCACCGTTACCAGCGACATCACAAAATACACTAAGGCTGCCGTTTTCTCCAAAGTCGGAAAGAAAACGGAAGTCTTCGGCAGGTTCTCTACCGTCGCAGGAGAAAAGGGCTCCGCTGACACCGTGCGAGATGTCAGGGGCTTTGCGCTTAAGTTCTATACCGAACAAGGTAACTGGGATATGGTAGGCAACAACACCCCGACCTTCTTCATCAGAGACGCAATCAAGTTCCCTGATTTTATTCATACCCAGAAAAGAGACCCGAAGACAAATGCCAAGAATGACACAATGCAGTGGGATTTCTGGTCACAGGTCCCAGAATCTCTCCATCAGGTGACTATCCTCTTTTCTGACAGGGGCATTCCCAAAGGCATCCCTTTCATGAATGGCTACGGCAGTCACACATATAGTTTCATCAACGCCAAAAACGAGCGATTCTGGGTCAAGTTCCATTTCAAGACTCAGCAGGGAATACAGTGCTTTATGCAGGAAGAAGCGGATAAGATTGCGGGAGAGGACCCCGACTATCACGTCAAGCAGCTCTTCAACGCGATAGAAAAAGGTGACTTCCCAAAATGGACACTTTCCGTCCAGATTATGCCCGAAAAAGAGGCCGAGAACTACCGATGGAATCCCTTCGACCTGACCAAAGTATGGCCCCACGGCGATTACCCCCTCATTGAGGTCGGCGTACTTGAGATGAACAAAAATCCCGAAAACTATTTTGCCGAAGTCGAACAGGCTGCCTTCTCGCCCGCAAACGCGCCTCCCGGAATCTCCTTCTCACCTTGCAAAATGCTTCAGGCCCGAATCTTCTCTTATGCCGATGCTCACAGGTATCGCCTCGGCGTCAACTTTGAACGGCTACCTATAAATTGTCCCCACGCCGCAAAAGCCGATAATTATCAGCGCGACGGAAAAATGAGGTTCGACGATAACGGCGGCTCCTCCCCAAATTACGAGCCGAACAGCTTCGGCGGCCCAAAGGCAGACCCCGCATATAAAGAACCCCCTCTGAAAATCTCCGGCGATGCCGATTGGTATGAGCAGAAGCGCGGCGTCGATGACGATTACATCCAGCCGGGAAACCTTTATCGTTTAATGCCGCCTGACCAGCAGAAAAGACTGGTTCAGAACATCGCGCGTTCGCTCCGTAAAGTCTCGAAGGAAATCCAGAAAAAAATGCTCGAGCATTTTACAAAGGCTGACAAACAATACGGCGAAGGCGTCCAAAAAGCTTTATAA
- a CDS encoding GDYXXLXY domain-containing protein: MNKRLSYFIIAVAVQLLILGAVPAGKICALCTGKTVILKTAPYDPYTIMSGYYVNLSHEISHPQITNEWQNWPGGQRVWVVLKKGDGEIWNAVSVHNSRPKSVPADCVIIKGKKENHRIVYGIESYFIPEDARNTVESDLRTNSNEARVKVKIDSLGRAALVSLLIQDRVYKY; the protein is encoded by the coding sequence ATGAATAAACGCCTGTCCTATTTTATTATAGCAGTTGCTGTCCAGCTTCTCATTCTTGGTGCTGTTCCTGCCGGGAAAATCTGTGCGTTGTGCACAGGAAAAACCGTTATCCTGAAAACAGCCCCCTATGACCCCTACACGATAATGAGCGGCTACTACGTCAATCTCAGCCACGAAATCTCTCACCCGCAAATCACGAACGAATGGCAGAATTGGCCCGGTGGACAGCGGGTATGGGTAGTGCTAAAAAAAGGTGACGGTGAAATCTGGAACGCCGTCTCCGTGCACAATTCTCGCCCCAAATCCGTGCCGGCTGATTGCGTGATTATAAAAGGCAAAAAAGAAAACCATAGAATAGTATATGGAATCGAATCGTATTTTATCCCCGAAGATGCACGTAATACGGTAGAAAGTGACCTCCGGACAAACTCCAACGAGGCGAGGGTTAAAGTCAAAATAGATTCTTTAGGCCGTGCGGCTTTGGTAAGTTTGCTGATACAGGATAGAGTTTATAAATATTAA
- the groES gene encoding co-chaperone GroES: MKIRPLADKVLVERLEAETKTAGGIVLPDTAKEKPQRGKVISVGEGKTLDDGTVRKLEVKKGDMVLFTSYAGSEIKIDGKEYLIMSESDIMAVIEK, encoded by the coding sequence ATGAAGATTCGGCCATTAGCAGATAAGGTGCTTGTAGAGCGATTAGAGGCGGAGACCAAGACGGCGGGCGGGATAGTTCTGCCGGACACCGCCAAAGAAAAACCGCAAAGAGGGAAAGTCATAAGCGTCGGCGAAGGCAAAACGCTCGATGACGGGACGGTGCGGAAGCTGGAAGTGAAAAAGGGAGATATGGTGCTCTTTACAAGCTATGCCGGCAGCGAGATAAAGATAGACGGCAAAGAGTACCTGATTATGAGCGAGTCGGACATAATGGCTGTAATTGAGAAGTAG